The proteins below come from a single Candidatus Anaeroferrophillus wilburensis genomic window:
- a CDS encoding KH domain-containing protein: MLKDLIEYLAKALVDNPEEVKVTEVEGENATVIELSVAKSDLGKVIGRQGKTARAMRTIMGATSAKLGKKTILEIVE, encoded by the coding sequence ATGCTGAAAGATTTGATCGAATATCTTGCCAAAGCCCTGGTTGATAATCCTGAAGAGGTGAAAGTCACCGAAGTCGAGGGTGAAAATGCTACCGTGATCGAGTTGTCGGTTGCCAAGAGTGATTTGGGCAAGGTCATCGGCCGACAAGGTAAAACAGCGCGAGCGATGCGAACGATCATGGGGGCAACCTCGGCGAAGTTGGGCAAGAAAACCATTTTAGAGATTGTTGAGTAA
- the rimM gene encoding 16S rRNA processing protein RimM: MADSWLVLGKIVKSHGLRGDVKVVLLGESLENLTLPGVHLRLPGGRLVPVTLAGGRPVSGGYIFHLDGYADVNAVQSLIPAEVVVRAENLPTLADDEYYHFQLLGLTVKDTAGTVLGTLDEIMQTGAHDVYCIRGQAGMAEVLVPAAAPFIVSIDLEARCMVVDLQNLQEGE; this comes from the coding sequence ATGGCTGATTCCTGGCTGGTGCTGGGAAAGATTGTCAAGTCCCATGGCCTGCGTGGTGATGTGAAGGTGGTGCTGCTGGGGGAATCGCTTGAAAATCTGACGCTTCCCGGGGTTCATCTGCGGCTTCCCGGCGGTCGTCTGGTGCCGGTCACCCTTGCCGGTGGACGACCGGTGAGCGGCGGCTATATTTTTCACCTCGATGGCTATGCTGATGTCAATGCAGTCCAATCCCTGATCCCGGCGGAAGTAGTTGTCAGGGCTGAGAATCTACCAACTTTGGCTGATGATGAGTATTATCATTTCCAACTGTTGGGGCTGACCGTCAAAGATACGGCTGGTACGGTTCTTGGTACGCTGGATGAAATAATGCAGACCGGAGCCCACGATGTCTACTGTATTCGTGGGCAGGCTGGTATGGCGGAGGTTCTTGTCCCGGCCGCCGCTCCGTTCATTGTCAGTATTGATCTTGAGGCAAGGTGCATGGTTGTTGATCTGCAGAATCTGCAGGAAGGTGAATAG
- the trmD gene encoding tRNA (guanosine(37)-N1)-methyltransferase TrmD, translating into MLQIDVVTIFPRMFDSPFAESMIRRAIDRGLLDLKVHNLRDYCHDRHRVVDDYPYGGGAGMVMRPEPAIRAITAIKGKGGPGKVILTSPQGTQLTQKLAGELAGERQLIFFCGHYEGVDERIRAFVDQEISIGDYVLTGGELPAMVIIDTVVRLLPGVLGSADSLAEESFSPLLEYPHYTRPADYDGLVVPEVLRSGHHEQISQWRRTQALWRTFCRRPDLLSTARLSAEEMELVARWERERENGKQS; encoded by the coding sequence ATGTTGCAGATCGATGTGGTGACGATCTTTCCCAGGATGTTCGATTCGCCGTTTGCCGAGAGCATGATCAGGCGGGCTATTGACCGGGGACTTCTTGACCTGAAGGTCCACAACCTCAGGGACTACTGTCATGATCGCCATCGGGTGGTGGACGATTACCCTTATGGGGGCGGGGCAGGGATGGTCATGCGGCCGGAGCCGGCAATCCGGGCTATTACAGCAATCAAGGGGAAGGGCGGCCCGGGAAAAGTCATCCTGACTTCACCTCAGGGAACGCAGCTGACCCAGAAGCTGGCCGGTGAGCTGGCCGGTGAAAGGCAACTGATTTTCTTCTGTGGCCACTATGAAGGCGTTGATGAGCGGATACGCGCTTTTGTGGATCAGGAGATCAGCATTGGCGATTATGTCCTGACTGGCGGCGAATTGCCGGCAATGGTGATAATTGACACTGTTGTGCGGTTGTTGCCCGGGGTGCTTGGTTCTGCCGATTCACTGGCCGAAGAGAGCTTTTCGCCGTTGCTGGAATATCCGCACTACACCCGGCCGGCTGACTATGATGGTTTGGTGGTCCCGGAGGTGTTGCGTTCTGGACACCATGAGCAGATCAGCCAATGGCGTCGCACGCAGGCTCTCTGGCGGACGTTTTGCCGCCGGCCGGATCTGCTGTCGACGGCACGGCTTTCAGCTGAGGAAATGGAGTTGGTTGCCCGCTGGGAAAGGGAACGGGAGAACGGCAAACAGTCGTGA
- a CDS encoding RNA methyltransferase: MNGSVSLVLLHYPVVDKAGNEITSAVTNLDLHDLARISCTYGAGEVWIVTPIPEQQQLVRDIVTHWTDGHGGRHNPDRRLALSCIRLAHSLGEVVESVAKQTDGEVFTVATSAKKIGTTISFAGLRQLLERQAGRYLLLLGTSWGISGRLLATVDYLLEPIEPDRGYNHLPVRAAAAIMFDRLLARRPESR, translated from the coding sequence ATGAATGGTTCTGTTTCCTTGGTGCTTCTCCACTACCCGGTTGTCGATAAGGCAGGCAACGAGATTACCTCGGCGGTAACCAATCTTGACCTCCATGATCTGGCCAGGATATCATGCACATATGGTGCCGGTGAGGTGTGGATTGTCACGCCGATTCCTGAGCAGCAGCAGTTGGTCAGAGACATTGTCACCCATTGGACGGATGGCCATGGAGGCCGCCATAATCCTGATCGACGCCTGGCATTGTCTTGCATCAGGTTGGCGCACAGCCTTGGTGAGGTTGTCGAGAGCGTGGCGAAGCAGACTGATGGCGAGGTCTTTACGGTAGCCACCAGTGCGAAGAAAATCGGGACAACCATAAGTTTTGCCGGCCTGCGCCAACTTTTGGAAAGGCAAGCCGGACGGTATCTGCTGTTGCTGGGCACCTCCTGGGGGATCAGCGGCCGATTGCTGGCAACCGTGGATTATCTTTTGGAACCGATTGAGCCGGATAGAGGGTACAACCACCTGCCGGTCAGGGCTGCCGCAGCGATTATGTTTGACCGACTGCTGGCCAGACGACCGGAGAGCAGGTAG
- the rplS gene encoding 50S ribosomal protein L19, with product MMNQIAQIEQDFLRLDIPPFKAGDTVKVHVKIREGEKERIQVFQGFVLRRQGESNRETFTVRKVSGGIGVERTFPMHSPMIDRLELVSRGRVRRAKLYYMRKLQGKAARIRTIR from the coding sequence ATAATGAATCAGATAGCACAGATTGAACAGGATTTTTTGCGGTTGGATATCCCACCGTTCAAAGCTGGTGATACGGTGAAGGTACACGTTAAGATTCGTGAGGGAGAAAAGGAAAGAATCCAGGTCTTCCAGGGGTTTGTCCTCCGCCGTCAGGGTGAATCAAATCGTGAAACCTTTACCGTCCGCAAAGTTTCCGGCGGCATTGGAGTTGAACGGACGTTCCCGATGCATTCTCCCATGATTGATCGGCTTGAACTGGTATCGCGTGGTCGGGTACGACGGGCAAAACTGTACTACATGCGGAAACTGCAAGGCAAAGCTGCTCGAATCAGAACCATCAGGTAG
- a CDS encoding ribonuclease HII: protein MTASLRGLQRCFNHLGYPLVAGVDEVGRGPLAGPVVAAAVVLPAATTLAGVKDSKALSFTRREELFHMIVSNAITYGIGVVGAVDIDRLNILQATFLAMGRAVSRMHLYPDLVVVDGCQRLPLSLCQYALVKGDARCQAVAAASILAKVVRDRIMAYYHRCYPEYGFDRHKGYGTVAHRQAVGVWGLSPVHRRTFKVKP from the coding sequence ATGACTGCCTCACTAAGGGGACTTCAGAGGTGTTTCAACCATCTCGGTTACCCTTTGGTGGCCGGGGTTGATGAGGTGGGGCGTGGTCCGCTGGCCGGGCCGGTGGTGGCAGCTGCGGTGGTATTGCCGGCAGCAACGACATTAGCTGGGGTTAAAGATTCAAAAGCTCTTTCCTTCACACGGAGGGAGGAGCTTTTTCATATGATCGTCAGCAATGCGATTACCTATGGTATCGGGGTGGTCGGTGCCGTTGATATTGACCGCCTGAATATCCTTCAGGCGACCTTTCTGGCCATGGGCAGGGCGGTCAGCCGGATGCACCTGTATCCGGATCTGGTGGTGGTCGATGGCTGTCAGCGGCTCCCTTTGTCTTTGTGCCAGTATGCTTTGGTGAAAGGTGATGCCCGTTGCCAGGCTGTTGCTGCCGCCTCCATCCTTGCCAAAGTTGTTCGTGACCGGATCATGGCCTACTATCACCGCTGCTACCCTGAATATGGTTTTGACCGGCATAAGGGGTATGGCACTGTTGCACACCGCCAGGCAGTGGGAGTGTGGGGGCTTTCCCCGGTTCACCGCCGAACGTTTAAAGTGAAGCCATGA
- a CDS encoding YraN family protein — MKKIRSKPAGANQRLGQWGEGLAAVYLEERGLRIVERNFRCPLGEIDLIAQDGDCLVFCEVKTRRSTAFGQPQEAVALAKQRKIIRSATWYIAARQWSTDVRFDVVAISKPTAGEPVIEWLPAAFFIS, encoded by the coding sequence ATGAAGAAGATCAGGTCTAAACCGGCGGGGGCAAACCAGCGGTTGGGACAATGGGGAGAGGGGCTGGCGGCAGTCTATCTTGAAGAACGGGGGCTGCGGATTGTGGAGCGGAACTTCCGATGTCCCTTAGGTGAAATTGACCTCATTGCCCAGGATGGCGACTGTCTGGTATTCTGTGAAGTGAAAACCAGACGGTCGACGGCCTTTGGCCAGCCACAGGAAGCAGTGGCGCTTGCCAAGCAGAGAAAAATTATCCGTAGTGCCACGTGGTATATTGCTGCGCGGCAATGGAGTACAGATGTTCGGTTCGATGTGGTGGCAATCAGCAAACCAACAGCTGGCGAGCCGGTGATTGAGTGGCTGCCGGCCGCTTTTTTTATATCCTGA